In Flavobacterium sp. CBA20B-1, one DNA window encodes the following:
- a CDS encoding DUF2891 domain-containing protein, whose protein sequence is MKIQYLTYIVIFLLFSCKKSPYKEETNKNSKFKLELAEAQKIIALPLHCLEVEYPNKLGQVLKSSEELKSPKQLRPIFYGCFDWHSSAHGYWSVVKLVKQFPELDQDKTIDRLLTKVFTNENVAIEKSFFDQPHNKNFERTYGWAWFFKLQEELYTWKDNPKAQQWYQTLQPLENVFVERYLEYLPKLNYPIRTGTHDNTAFGMALSLEYAETVGNNKLKDAIMAKAKELYTNDTNCPIAYEPSGHDFLSPCLQEAWLMSKVLEKTEYKKWLQVFLYPLFDKNFDLEVGKVSDRTDGHLVHLDGLNFSRATCLFQIAKVLPELNHLRPIAEKHFNAAFPNISNDDYMGSHWLGSFALQALDAE, encoded by the coding sequence ATGAAAATACAATATCTAACTTACATCGTTATTTTTCTTTTATTTTCTTGCAAAAAGTCACCTTATAAAGAAGAAACAAACAAAAATTCTAAATTTAAATTAGAACTAGCCGAAGCACAAAAAATCATTGCGCTTCCGTTGCATTGTTTAGAAGTGGAATATCCAAATAAACTGGGACAGGTTTTAAAGTCATCAGAAGAATTGAAATCTCCCAAACAGTTGCGTCCCATTTTTTATGGTTGTTTCGATTGGCATTCATCGGCTCATGGTTATTGGTCGGTAGTGAAGTTAGTCAAGCAATTCCCGGAATTAGATCAAGACAAAACAATCGACCGCTTGCTAACAAAAGTATTTACCAATGAAAATGTAGCGATAGAAAAATCTTTTTTCGATCAACCACACAATAAAAATTTCGAAAGAACCTATGGTTGGGCATGGTTTTTTAAATTGCAGGAAGAATTATATACATGGAAAGACAACCCAAAAGCACAACAATGGTATCAAACACTGCAACCGTTGGAAAATGTTTTTGTTGAAAGATATTTGGAATACCTGCCAAAATTAAATTACCCAATCAGAACAGGAACACACGACAACACTGCATTTGGAATGGCGTTGAGCTTGGAATATGCCGAAACTGTCGGAAATAATAAGCTAAAGGATGCTATTATGGCAAAAGCAAAAGAATTGTACACGAACGATACAAACTGCCCAATTGCGTATGAACCAAGCGGTCATGATTTTTTATCGCCTTGTTTGCAAGAAGCTTGGTTAATGAGTAAAGTTTTAGAGAAGACAGAGTATAAGAAGTGGCTTCAAGTTTTTTTGTATCCTTTATTTGATAAGAACTTTGATTTAGAAGTCGGAAAAGTTTCTGATAGAACCGACGGACATTTGGTGCATTTAGACGGTTTGAACTTTAGCAGAGCAACTTGTTTGTTTCAAATCGCAAAAGTGTTACCTGAACTAAATCATTTAAGACCAATCGCCGAAAAGCATTTTAATGCTGCTTTTCCAAACATATCAAACGATGATTATATGGGAAGTCATTGGTTGGGAAGTTTTGCGTTGCAAGCGTTGGATGCGGAGTAA
- the aat gene encoding leucyl/phenylalanyl-tRNA--protein transferase has product MYKLTKELYFPNVETAHSSGIVAFGGDLSSERLILAYKNGIFPWFEDGEEITWFAPEERMVLFLNQLKISKSTRNILNRNIFKTTFNTAFENVITNCQQIKRSGQLGTWITDDMLQAYIKLHEMGYAKSVEVWQDNELVGGLYGIDLGHIFCGESMFSKVSNASKMAFIALTQKLKTENYQLIDCQVYNDYLAQLGAEEIPRELFMQILNKQLKVVYEK; this is encoded by the coding sequence ATGTACAAACTTACCAAAGAACTCTATTTCCCAAATGTGGAAACCGCCCATTCATCGGGCATTGTGGCTTTTGGTGGAGATTTATCCTCCGAACGACTAATTTTGGCTTACAAAAACGGTATTTTCCCTTGGTTTGAAGACGGAGAAGAAATTACATGGTTTGCACCTGAAGAGCGAATGGTATTGTTTTTAAACCAATTAAAAATATCAAAATCAACTCGAAACATCCTCAATAGAAATATTTTTAAAACCACGTTCAACACTGCTTTTGAAAACGTAATTACAAACTGCCAGCAAATAAAACGCAGCGGTCAATTAGGTACTTGGATCACAGATGATATGCTGCAAGCCTATATTAAATTACACGAAATGGGTTATGCAAAATCGGTTGAAGTTTGGCAGGATAATGAACTGGTTGGCGGTTTATATGGTATTGATTTAGGACATATTTTTTGTGGAGAAAGTATGTTTTCTAAAGTATCAAATGCTTCCAAAATGGCGTTTATTGCATTGACTCAAAAATTAAAAACCGAGAATTATCAATTGATAGATTGCCAGGTTTACAATGATTATTTGGCACAATTGGGTGCCGAGGAAATTCCACGCGAGTTATTTATGCAAATTTTAAACAAGCAGTTAAAGGTTGTTTATGAAAAATAA
- a CDS encoding DUF3127 domain-containing protein, with the protein MEVLGRIKVIGPVQDVSPTFRKRELVVTTEEQYPQHILIEFTQDKCDLLNTFQLGELVRVGINLQGREWVNPQGETRYFTSLRGWRIDRPQMQQPAYNQPQQGYGAPQGGGYAPPQQGYGQQPQQGQGQPNPFENQGGGYANNNNSGFPPAPNFNQNEEAEDDLPF; encoded by the coding sequence ATGGAAGTTTTAGGAAGAATTAAAGTAATTGGACCTGTACAAGATGTAAGTCCAACATTCAGAAAAAGAGAATTGGTTGTAACAACCGAAGAGCAATATCCGCAACATATTTTAATTGAATTCACGCAAGATAAATGTGATTTATTGAACACTTTTCAATTGGGAGAGCTAGTGCGTGTAGGCATTAATTTACAAGGTAGAGAATGGGTAAATCCGCAAGGTGAAACACGTTATTTCACATCACTTCGTGGCTGGAGGATAGATCGTCCGCAAATGCAACAACCTGCTTACAACCAACCACAACAAGGTTATGGCGCACCTCAAGGCGGTGGTTACGCACCACCACAACAAGGTTACGGCCAGCAACCACAGCAAGGACAAGGGCAGCCAAATCCTTTTGAAAACCAAGGTGGTGGTTATGCAAACAACAATAATTCAGGCTTTCCTCCTGCTCCGAATTTTAATCAAAACGAAGAAGCAGAAGACGATTTGCCGTTTTAA
- a CDS encoding flavin reductase family protein, translated as MFSIHPTDLTPVQVQAYLQGAIGPRPIAFASTISEDGTPNLSPFSFFNIFSSNPPIVVFSPARRVRNNTVKHTLLNCEATKEVVINIANYDMVQQLSLSSTEYGDGVDEFIKSGFTKLPSDVVKPFRVAESPVQLECKVNDIIALGDQGGAGNMIICEVVKIHISEAVLDGKGGIDQHKIDLIARMGGNWYTRATPGMFEVEKPLTTLGIGVDAIPEDAKKSGIFAGNDLGILGNVEVLPTESEIDAFLKEHVQIKNWSNEKNNELIYKKAKEFLSENDVTSAWKTILAAKI; from the coding sequence ATGTTCAGCATTCATCCCACCGATTTAACGCCGGTACAAGTTCAAGCATATTTGCAAGGTGCTATCGGCCCTCGCCCTATTGCTTTTGCCAGTACGATAAGCGAAGACGGAACACCCAATTTATCGCCTTTTAGTTTTTTTAATATTTTTAGCTCTAATCCGCCGATTGTGGTTTTCTCACCGGCGCGTAGGGTTCGAAACAATACCGTAAAACACACTCTTTTAAACTGTGAAGCTACTAAAGAAGTGGTTATAAACATTGCAAATTACGATATGGTGCAGCAGCTTTCGTTATCTTCTACAGAATATGGCGACGGGGTGGACGAATTTATAAAGTCGGGCTTTACAAAACTGCCTTCAGATGTGGTGAAACCGTTTCGCGTAGCCGAAAGTCCGGTACAATTAGAATGTAAAGTAAATGATATTATTGCGTTGGGTGATCAAGGTGGTGCCGGAAACATGATTATTTGCGAAGTTGTGAAAATTCATATTTCGGAAGCTGTTTTAGATGGCAAAGGCGGAATCGATCAACATAAAATCGACTTAATTGCCCGCATGGGAGGCAATTGGTACACACGTGCCACACCGGGAATGTTCGAAGTAGAAAAACCACTAACCACTTTAGGAATTGGCGTTGATGCCATACCCGAAGATGCCAAAAAAAGTGGTATATTTGCAGGAAATGATTTGGGAATTTTAGGAAATGTAGAGGTTTTACCTACTGAAAGTGAGATTGATGCATTTTTAAAAGAACATGTTCAAATAAAAAATTGGAGCAACGAGAAAAACAACGAATTAATTTATAAAAAAGCTAAAGAATTTTTAAGTGAAAATGATGTAACATCGGCTTGGAAAACAATTTTAGCAGCAAAAATATAA
- a CDS encoding sensor histidine kinase: MSILKRSLYTRWFLLIFSLGILILILWNTYLLFQTFKHEERVKMEIWAEASKSMINTDKNSVDLPLAVLSGNTTIPAILTTKTDSIISHYNLPEEVEDDLKLQHKFLNDLKKENAPLEVRFLDEIQYVYYGNSSLITKLKYYPLALVAILVLFGLLVYSYFRTSRISSENKLWAGMAKETAHQIGTPLSSLMGWIEIMKLEEIDANIVEEVQKDVNRLQTIADRFSKIGSEPNLELLNIVTETKKSFDYLQSRSSKQIDFDFETNTDVVNLMLNPTLHSWTIENLVKNAIDAIKGKGKIKVEIKNSDAFIHILVTDTGKGIPKSQFRKIFEPGFSTKKRGWGLGLSLTQRIVEKYHKGTIRVLKSEIGKGTTFSIQYKKI; encoded by the coding sequence ATGTCTATACTTAAAAGAAGTTTGTACACCCGTTGGTTTCTCTTGATTTTTTCGCTGGGAATTTTAATTTTAATTCTTTGGAATACGTATTTGCTTTTCCAGACATTTAAACATGAAGAACGTGTGAAAATGGAAATTTGGGCAGAAGCTAGTAAAAGTATGATTAACACAGATAAAAATAGTGTTGATTTACCTTTGGCAGTTTTAAGTGGAAATACAACTATTCCTGCAATTCTTACTACAAAAACAGACAGTATTATTAGCCACTATAACTTACCAGAAGAAGTTGAAGATGATTTGAAATTACAACATAAATTTTTAAATGATTTAAAAAAAGAAAACGCTCCTCTTGAAGTAAGATTTTTAGATGAAATTCAATATGTTTATTACGGCAACTCATCATTAATCACCAAATTAAAATATTATCCTTTGGCTTTGGTGGCTATTTTGGTTTTGTTTGGTTTGCTGGTTTACAGTTATTTTCGTACCAGTAGAATATCTTCTGAAAACAAGTTGTGGGCAGGTATGGCAAAAGAAACCGCACACCAAATCGGAACGCCGCTTTCTTCGTTAATGGGATGGATCGAAATCATGAAATTAGAAGAAATAGATGCGAATATTGTAGAGGAGGTGCAGAAAGATGTAAATCGTTTGCAGACAATTGCCGATCGTTTTTCAAAAATTGGATCCGAACCCAATTTGGAATTGTTGAATATTGTGACCGAAACAAAAAAATCATTTGATTATTTGCAATCGCGCAGTTCTAAACAAATCGATTTTGACTTTGAAACCAATACCGATGTGGTAAACTTAATGCTGAACCCCACTTTGCACAGTTGGACAATTGAAAACCTTGTGAAAAACGCTATTGATGCCATTAAAGGTAAAGGAAAAATTAAGGTTGAAATTAAAAATAGCGATGCTTTTATTCATATTTTAGTAACCGATACCGGTAAAGGAATTCCCAAAAGCCAATTCCGAAAAATATTTGAACCGGGTTTTTCTACCAAAAAGCGTGGTTGGGGATTGGGACTTTCGCTCACGCAACGCATTGTTGAAAAATATCACAAAGGAACAATCCGCGTTTTAAAATCTGAAATAGGCAAGGGAACAACTTTTTCTATTCAGTATAAGAAAATTTAG
- a CDS encoding HIT family protein, whose translation MSIFTKIINGEIPSYKVAENDEFIAFLDINPNAKGHTLCVPKQEINKIFEMEKGLYTRLMEFSYDVAQAIEKAVPCKRVGVAVVGLEVPHVHVHLIPLQDMDDMRFQRKAALTKDEFEETAQKIAANL comes from the coding sequence ATGAGTATTTTCACAAAAATCATCAACGGAGAAATTCCATCATACAAAGTAGCAGAAAACGATGAGTTTATTGCTTTTTTAGACATAAACCCCAATGCAAAAGGACATACACTGTGCGTGCCCAAGCAAGAAATCAATAAGATTTTTGAAATGGAAAAAGGTTTATATACGCGTTTAATGGAATTTTCGTATGATGTGGCACAAGCAATTGAAAAAGCTGTTCCTTGCAAGCGTGTAGGTGTTGCAGTTGTTGGTTTAGAAGTTCCTCATGTGCATGTGCATTTAATTCCGTTACAAGATATGGACGATATGCGTTTTCAGCGAAAAGCGGCACTAACAAAAGATGAATTTGAAGAAACTGCCCAAAAAATAGCAGCGAATTTATAA
- the greA gene encoding transcription elongation factor GreA has protein sequence MSNVSYYTAEGLKKLRDEVEHLKSVERPKASQAIADARDKGDLSENAEYDAAKEAQGLLELKIAKMEEVLANARLIDESQLDTSKVLVLSTVRIKNQTNGMEIKYKLVAESEADLKAGKISVTSPIGKGLLGKSVGEIAEISVPNGTLKFEILEITRD, from the coding sequence ATGAGTAACGTATCCTATTACACCGCAGAAGGCTTAAAGAAATTAAGAGATGAAGTTGAGCATTTAAAAAGCGTGGAACGTCCAAAAGCCTCACAGGCAATTGCAGATGCACGCGACAAAGGCGATTTGTCTGAAAATGCAGAATACGATGCTGCCAAAGAAGCACAAGGTTTGTTAGAACTAAAAATTGCGAAAATGGAAGAAGTTTTGGCAAACGCTCGTTTAATTGACGAATCGCAGTTAGACACCTCTAAAGTATTGGTGTTATCTACTGTTCGCATTAAAAACCAAACCAACGGAATGGAGATTAAATATAAATTGGTTGCAGAAAGCGAAGCCGATTTAAAAGCCGGGAAAATTTCGGTTACCTCACCTATTGGAAAAGGGTTGTTGGGCAAATCGGTTGGCGAAATTGCTGAAATCAGCGTACCAAATGGCACTTTGAAATTTGAAATTTTAGAAATCACTAGAGATTAA
- a CDS encoding TonB-dependent receptor codes for MKTHFLFAGFCLSAISMQAQTQTNTKNDTISSETLDEVLVQAVRATNKTPIAYSNLSKEELAKRNLGQDIPVLMNFMPSVVTTTDAGNGVGYTGIRVRGSDGTRINVTINGIPYNDAESHGSFWVNMPDFVSSVENLQLQRGVGTSTNGSGAFGASLNLLTDKFSYDANGEIANSIGSFNTRKHTAKFSTGLVNNTFELTGRLSNLYSDGYIDRASSKLNSYFLQGTFINEGTLLKALVFGGNEKTYQAWNGLEQKDIDKYGRRFNTSGMYYDNEGNMQFYDNETDNYKQDHYQLHWNEKWNSNWNSNVAVHYTKGFGYFENYKVDEDLADYNILPIAVNDETNESSDLIRRKYLDNQFYGVTFSAQYNKDNLEVLFGGAANRYENDHFGEVLWVRSQPINQFKQKYYSDYSTKNDVNGFLKASYIFNEQWILFGDLQLRNVAYKANGNETGLVNDTFNFFNPKAGITYKMNDSSSAYFSYARANREPNRSDYENGNPRPEKLNDFELGWRYASQKLAVNVNGYYMLYKDQLVLTGALNDVGAALRENSGNSYRLGIEIDGSWQFAPKWLINPNITLSSNKNIDYKAQIDGSLVHLGNTNISFSPNVIVGNALTFSPVKQLNLTWLTKFVGEQYMGNTDSDASKLDSYLTNDINVVYEMPLKKWFQSVSFNLLANNIFNVKYISNGYYYTYDDDWSNPGNIITREGAGYYPQAQFNILGGVTLKF; via the coding sequence ATGAAAACTCATTTTTTGTTTGCAGGTTTTTGTCTTTCGGCAATTTCCATGCAGGCACAAACGCAAACCAACACTAAGAACGACACTATTTCATCGGAAACTTTAGATGAAGTTTTGGTACAAGCCGTTCGCGCAACCAACAAAACACCTATCGCTTATAGCAATTTAAGCAAAGAAGAACTGGCAAAACGCAATTTGGGTCAGGATATTCCTGTTTTAATGAACTTTATGCCGTCGGTTGTTACAACTACCGATGCCGGTAACGGCGTGGGCTATACCGGAATTCGAGTTCGTGGTAGCGATGGTACGCGTATCAACGTAACCATTAACGGTATTCCATACAACGATGCCGAATCGCACGGAAGTTTTTGGGTAAACATGCCCGATTTTGTTTCAAGTGTGGAGAATCTGCAATTACAGCGCGGTGTGGGAACATCTACCAACGGATCGGGTGCTTTTGGAGCAAGTTTAAACTTATTGACCGATAAGTTTTCGTATGATGCCAATGGCGAAATTGCTAACTCAATCGGAAGTTTCAACACAAGAAAACATACGGCGAAATTCAGTACCGGATTGGTAAACAACACCTTTGAATTAACGGGGCGTTTGTCAAATTTGTATTCAGACGGATACATTGATCGCGCATCATCTAAACTGAACTCGTACTTTTTACAAGGAACTTTTATTAACGAAGGTACATTGTTGAAAGCATTGGTTTTTGGCGGAAACGAAAAAACGTATCAAGCTTGGAATGGTTTAGAGCAAAAAGATATTGACAAATACGGTCGCCGATTTAACACTTCGGGCATGTATTATGACAATGAAGGCAATATGCAGTTTTATGATAACGAAACCGATAATTACAAACAAGACCATTACCAGCTACATTGGAACGAAAAATGGAACAGCAATTGGAATTCCAATGTGGCGGTTCATTACACCAAAGGTTTCGGTTATTTTGAAAATTATAAGGTAGATGAAGATCTTGCCGATTATAACATATTGCCTATTGCCGTAAATGACGAAACCAACGAATCATCTGATTTGATCCGCAGAAAATACTTGGATAATCAATTCTACGGGGTTACCTTTTCTGCTCAGTACAACAAAGACAATTTGGAAGTGCTTTTTGGTGGTGCGGCAAACAGATACGAGAACGATCATTTTGGAGAAGTTTTGTGGGTGCGCAGCCAGCCAATCAATCAATTTAAACAAAAATATTACAGCGATTATTCTACCAAAAATGATGTCAATGGTTTTTTAAAAGCCAGTTATATCTTTAACGAACAATGGATTTTATTCGGAGATTTACAGTTGCGCAATGTGGCGTATAAAGCCAACGGAAACGAAACAGGTTTGGTAAACGACACCTTTAATTTCTTTAACCCAAAAGCAGGTATCACCTATAAAATGAACGATTCCAGCAGTGCTTATTTTTCGTATGCGAGAGCAAATCGCGAACCAAATCGCAGCGATTATGAAAACGGCAATCCGCGCCCCGAAAAATTGAATGATTTTGAACTAGGATGGAGATATGCTTCACAAAAATTGGCGGTAAACGTAAACGGATATTATATGTTGTACAAAGATCAATTGGTTTTAACAGGTGCTTTGAACGATGTTGGTGCAGCTTTGCGTGAAAACAGCGGTAACAGCTACCGCTTGGGAATTGAAATAGATGGTTCGTGGCAATTTGCTCCGAAATGGTTGATAAACCCAAATATTACTTTAAGTTCCAATAAAAACATCGATTACAAAGCACAAATAGATGGTTCGCTGGTACATTTAGGAAACACCAACATATCGTTTTCGCCCAACGTAATCGTGGGGAATGCCTTAACTTTTTCTCCCGTTAAGCAATTAAACCTTACATGGCTTACCAAATTTGTGGGCGAACAATATATGGGGAACACCGATTCCGATGCATCAAAGTTAGATTCGTACCTAACAAACGATATCAATGTGGTGTATGAAATGCCTTTAAAAAAATGGTTTCAATCGGTTTCCTTCAATTTATTGGCAAATAATATTTTTAACGTAAAATATATTTCAAACGGGTATTATTACACCTATGATGACGATTGGTCGAATCCTGGCAATATAATAACCAGAGAAGGCGCAGGATACTATCCGCAAGCACAATTCAACATTCTGGGTGGTGTAACCCTTAAATTTTAG
- the arfB gene encoding alternative ribosome rescue aminoacyl-tRNA hydrolase ArfB: MNKEIIQTEIQYKAVRSSGAGGQNVNKVATKVQIQFFVEQSNGLTADEKATLTEKLANRITKEGFILVECGETRSQLKNKELCTQRLFMLLENALKKDKKRIATKIPKAVIKKRLEDKQHNADKKENRKFRF, from the coding sequence ATGAATAAAGAAATTATACAAACCGAAATACAATACAAAGCCGTGCGCAGTTCGGGTGCCGGCGGACAAAATGTAAACAAAGTGGCTACTAAAGTGCAGATTCAGTTTTTTGTGGAGCAAAGCAATGGCTTAACTGCCGATGAAAAAGCAACGTTGACCGAAAAATTAGCCAACCGCATTACCAAAGAAGGTTTTATTTTGGTGGAATGTGGCGAAACCCGCAGTCAGCTTAAAAACAAAGAATTGTGTACTCAACGCTTATTTATGTTATTAGAAAATGCGTTGAAGAAAGACAAAAAACGCATTGCCACTAAAATACCAAAAGCGGTAATTAAAAAACGTTTGGAAGACAAACAACACAACGCCGATAAAAAAGAGAATAGAAAGTTTAGGTTTTAA
- a CDS encoding 4'-phosphopantetheinyl transferase family protein, protein MPLYKTIVHNSDTQIFVWKISETEAALNATIQLQDKHLHRLNGMLSEQHRKGFLSVRKLLMEAGYTDFDLNYDTNGKPSLADGKYISITHSYDFSAIIISSQNVGIDLEKQREKIIKIADKFIGSESSFLNIDRNYKENLSVIWGAKEALYKMCNSRSLSFKQDMHIQDFTKNTNQGTALIDCKELNFGCKFMFHFETFENYTLVYALENE, encoded by the coding sequence ATGCCTTTGTATAAAACCATTGTTCACAACTCTGATACTCAAATATTTGTTTGGAAAATTTCAGAAACCGAAGCTGCTTTGAATGCTACTATTCAATTGCAAGACAAACATTTGCATAGGTTGAACGGAATGCTTTCTGAACAACACCGCAAAGGTTTTTTAAGCGTGAGAAAATTATTGATGGAAGCCGGTTATACTGATTTTGATTTGAATTACGATACCAACGGAAAGCCGAGTTTGGCAGATGGAAAGTATATTTCTATCACCCATTCGTATGATTTTTCTGCGATTATTATCAGCTCTCAAAATGTTGGGATTGATCTGGAAAAACAGCGCGAAAAGATCATTAAAATTGCCGATAAGTTTATTGGATCTGAAAGCAGTTTCTTGAATATCGATAGGAATTATAAGGAAAATTTAAGCGTGATTTGGGGAGCAAAAGAAGCTTTGTACAAAATGTGCAATTCACGCAGTTTGAGCTTTAAGCAAGACATGCACATTCAAGATTTTACTAAAAACACCAATCAAGGCACTGCTTTGATTGATTGCAAAGAATTAAATTTTGGTTGTAAATTTATGTTTCATTTTGAAACATTTGAAAATTATACTTTAGTTTACGCCTTAGAAAATGAATGA
- the ahcY gene encoding adenosylhomocysteinase: MSTKTIPYVPFKVKDISLAAWGRKEIELAEAEMPGLMALREEYKNEQPLKGARIAGCLHMTIQTAVLIETLKALGAEVTWSSCNIFSTQDQAAAAIAEAGIQVYAWKGLNEEEFDWCIEQTLFFGEDRKPLNMILDDGGDLTNMVLDRYPELIAGIKGLSEETTTGVHRLYERVKNGTLPMPAINVNDSVTKSKFDNKYGCKESAVDAIRRATDLMLAGKRVVVCGYGDVGKGTAASFRGAGSIVTVTEIDPICALQAAMDGYEVKKLDTVVGNADIVITTTGNKDIVVGRHFEKMKDKTVVCNIGHFDNEIDMAWLNSNYGATKVEIKPQVDKYNINGNDIIVLAEGRLVNLGCATGHPSFVMSNSFTNQTLAQIELWNNADKYENNVYMLPKHLDEKVAALHLMKLGVELETLSTEQANYIGVEVQGPFKPEYYRY, from the coding sequence ATGAGTACAAAAACGATACCTTATGTGCCTTTTAAAGTGAAAGATATTTCATTAGCGGCATGGGGAAGAAAAGAAATTGAGTTGGCAGAAGCTGAAATGCCAGGATTAATGGCACTTCGCGAAGAATATAAAAACGAACAACCTTTAAAAGGTGCGCGTATTGCAGGCTGTTTGCACATGACCATACAAACGGCAGTGTTAATTGAAACCTTAAAGGCTTTGGGTGCAGAAGTTACTTGGAGTTCTTGTAACATTTTCTCTACGCAAGATCAGGCGGCAGCGGCAATTGCCGAAGCGGGTATTCAAGTGTATGCGTGGAAAGGTTTAAACGAAGAAGAGTTTGACTGGTGTATTGAGCAAACATTGTTTTTTGGTGAAGACCGCAAACCACTAAATATGATTTTAGACGATGGTGGCGATTTAACCAATATGGTTTTAGACCGCTATCCAGAATTAATCGCAGGAATCAAAGGTTTGTCTGAAGAAACTACAACTGGTGTGCACCGTTTGTACGAGCGTGTTAAAAATGGAACATTGCCCATGCCGGCAATTAACGTGAACGATTCGGTAACCAAATCTAAATTCGATAATAAATACGGATGTAAAGAATCGGCTGTTGATGCTATTCGTCGTGCTACCGATTTAATGTTGGCTGGTAAACGCGTGGTTGTTTGTGGTTATGGCGATGTGGGTAAAGGAACAGCAGCATCATTCCGCGGAGCTGGATCTATTGTTACGGTTACCGAAATTGATCCAATTTGTGCGTTACAAGCAGCTATGGACGGCTATGAAGTGAAGAAATTAGACACCGTGGTTGGCAATGCAGATATCGTGATTACAACTACCGGAAACAAAGACATTGTTGTTGGTCGTCATTTCGAAAAAATGAAAGATAAAACCGTTGTTTGCAACATTGGTCATTTTGATAATGAAATTGATATGGCTTGGTTAAACAGTAATTATGGTGCCACCAAAGTTGAAATTAAACCACAAGTTGATAAATACAATATAAACGGAAACGATATTATTGTTTTAGCCGAAGGTCGTTTGGTAAACTTAGGTTGCGCAACTGGGCATCCTTCGTTTGTAATGAGTAATTCGTTTACAAACCAAACATTGGCACAAATTGAATTATGGAACAATGCAGATAAATACGAAAACAATGTGTATATGCTACCAAAACATTTAGACGAAAAAGTAGCTGCGTTGCACTTAATGAAATTAGGGGTGGAGTTAGAAACCTTATCAACAGAACAAGCAAATTATATTGGTGTTGAGGTTCAAGGACCATTTAAGCCGGAATATTATAGATACTAA
- a CDS encoding RNA polymerase sigma factor, whose product MKATEKDFLDLMQKHKGILYKISRMYFDHTEDQEDLIQEMTFQLWKSYQNFKGDSQFSTWMYRVCLNTALTFFKKEDKKQDKYELYENYDRIDADDSAFKEEQLKYFYDAVQELNKVEKALIFLFLEGMNHKDIAENLGISEVNARVKLNRTKEKLQTIIKKNGYEF is encoded by the coding sequence TTGAAAGCTACCGAAAAAGATTTTTTGGACTTGATGCAAAAGCACAAAGGAATTTTATATAAAATTTCGAGGATGTATTTTGACCACACCGAAGACCAAGAAGACTTGATTCAGGAAATGACTTTTCAATTGTGGAAATCGTACCAAAACTTTAAAGGCGACAGTCAGTTTTCTACATGGATGTACCGCGTTTGTTTAAACACTGCACTAACTTTTTTTAAAAAAGAAGATAAAAAACAAGACAAATATGAATTGTATGAAAATTACGACCGGATAGATGCCGACGACAGCGCCTTTAAAGAAGAACAATTAAAATATTTTTACGATGCCGTGCAAGAACTCAACAAAGTAGAAAAAGCCTTAATTTTCTTGTTTTTAGAAGGAATGAATCATAAAGACATTGCCGAAAATTTGGGGATTAGCGAAGTGAACGCACGCGTAAAATTAAACAGAACCAAGGAAAAATTACAAACCATCATAAAAAAGAACGGATATGAATTTTGA